The proteins below come from a single Microbacterium sp. SLBN-154 genomic window:
- a CDS encoding ABC transporter permease, whose protein sequence is MIRTIGKRILLLIPTLFGLSVLLFLWVRALPGGPAVALLGERATPEAVAEINRLYGFDRPLFEQYIIWLGRLLQGDFGTSIQTGRAVTEEFWRRFPATLELSSAALLIAVGVGIPLGYWAARRHGKATDHLTVAASLLGITIPVFFLAFLLKWVFAVQLGWLPSEGRQDPRIDATHYTNFYILDGIITGEWDAAWDAILHLILPAVALATIPLAIIVRITRASVLEVQNADYVRTGMAKGVPRGTIRGRFILRNALLPVVTTVGLQTGLLISGAVLTETVFAFPGIGSFLARAIFTRDFPVLQGFIIFIAIAYALINLIVDVSYSFIDPRVRVQ, encoded by the coding sequence GTGATTCGCACCATCGGCAAGAGGATCCTCTTGCTCATCCCGACGCTGTTCGGGTTGTCCGTCCTGCTGTTCCTCTGGGTCCGCGCCCTGCCGGGCGGTCCCGCCGTCGCGCTCCTCGGTGAGCGGGCGACCCCTGAGGCGGTCGCCGAGATCAACCGCCTCTACGGGTTCGACCGGCCGCTGTTCGAGCAGTACATCATCTGGCTCGGGCGCCTGCTGCAGGGCGACTTCGGCACGTCCATCCAGACCGGGCGGGCCGTCACCGAAGAGTTCTGGCGCCGTTTCCCGGCGACCCTCGAGCTCTCCAGCGCCGCGCTGCTCATCGCCGTCGGCGTCGGCATCCCCCTCGGATACTGGGCCGCCCGCCGGCACGGCAAGGCCACCGACCACCTCACCGTGGCCGCGAGCCTCCTCGGCATCACGATCCCGGTGTTCTTCCTCGCGTTCCTGCTGAAGTGGGTGTTCGCGGTGCAGCTGGGCTGGCTGCCGTCGGAGGGTCGGCAGGATCCGCGCATCGATGCGACCCACTACACGAATTTCTACATCCTCGACGGGATCATCACCGGCGAATGGGATGCCGCGTGGGACGCGATCCTGCACCTGATCCTGCCCGCGGTGGCGCTGGCGACGATCCCGCTCGCGATCATCGTGCGCATCACCCGCGCGTCGGTGCTCGAGGTGCAGAACGCCGACTACGTCCGCACCGGCATGGCCAAGGGCGTGCCACGGGGCACGATCCGCGGGCGGTTCATCCTGCGCAACGCCCTGCTCCCTGTCGTGACGACGGTGGGTCTGCAGACGGGGCTGCTCATCTCGGGGGCGGTGCTCACCGAGACGGTGTTCGCGTTCCCCGGCATCGGATCGTTCCTCGCCCGCGCCATCTTCACCCGTGACTTCCCGGTGCTGCAGGGCTTCATCATCTTCATCGCGATCGCGTACGCCCTGATCAACCTGATCGTGGATGTCTCGTACAGCTTCATCGACCCGAGAGTGAGGGTCCAATGA
- a CDS encoding ABC transporter permease: MTSAMLPPAPSGGPVDDTAIDDRELLGAQVRGGFWRDVFRRLRRNPSAWVGAVIIALFILVAALAPVLAPYGPTELPGQRYITPTYIPGPGELPQFPLGLDRFGGDVLSKLIWGAQASLTIGVVSTAFGLLGGMLLGLIAGAFGGWVDVVVMRFVDILLSVPSLLLAVSIAAILGQTQLSVMIAIGAAQVPVFARLLRASMLQQRSADYVLSAQTLGLGRGKITMSHVLPNAIGPVIVQGTLSLATAVIEAAALSFLGLGGGLPQTAEWGRMLTYAQLELAIAPWLAFLPGACITITALGFTLLGEALREAMDPRTRAR, from the coding sequence ATGACCTCGGCGATGCTTCCCCCCGCCCCCAGCGGCGGTCCGGTCGACGACACGGCGATCGATGACCGGGAGCTGCTGGGCGCGCAGGTGCGCGGCGGCTTCTGGCGCGACGTGTTCCGGCGTCTGCGCCGGAACCCCTCGGCATGGGTGGGTGCGGTCATCATCGCCCTGTTCATCCTCGTGGCCGCCCTCGCGCCCGTGCTCGCGCCCTACGGTCCGACCGAACTGCCGGGGCAGCGGTACATCACCCCGACCTACATCCCGGGTCCGGGAGAGCTCCCGCAGTTCCCGCTCGGGCTCGACCGCTTCGGCGGCGATGTGCTGTCCAAGCTCATCTGGGGTGCGCAGGCGTCGCTCACGATCGGCGTGGTCTCGACCGCGTTCGGTCTTCTCGGCGGCATGCTGCTCGGCCTCATCGCCGGCGCGTTCGGCGGCTGGGTCGACGTCGTCGTGATGCGCTTCGTCGACATCCTGCTCTCGGTGCCGTCGCTGCTGCTGGCGGTGTCGATCGCGGCGATCCTCGGGCAGACCCAGCTGTCGGTGATGATCGCGATCGGTGCCGCGCAGGTGCCGGTGTTCGCACGGCTTCTGCGCGCGTCGATGCTCCAGCAGCGGTCGGCCGACTACGTGCTGTCGGCCCAGACGCTCGGCCTCGGCCGCGGCAAGATCACGATGAGCCACGTGCTGCCCAACGCCATCGGTCCGGTCATCGTGCAGGGCACACTGTCGCTCGCGACCGCGGTCATCGAGGCGGCGGCGCTGTCGTTCCTCGGTCTCGGCGGCGGGCTTCCGCAGACCGCGGAGTGGGGGCGCATGCTCACCTACGCGCAGCTCGAGCTCGCGATCGCGCCGTGGCTGGCGTTCCTGCCCGGCGCCTGCATCACGATCACCGCGCTCGGGTTCACCCTGCTCGGCGAGGCGCTGCGCGAAGCGATGGATCCCCGCACCCGCGCGCGGTAG
- the pxpA gene encoding 5-oxoprolinase subunit PxpA: protein MGVIDLNADLGETVDGMPTADDDAMFAVISSASIACGGHAGDERSMREAVARAAVHGVAVGAHPSYPDPANFGRVPMALAPADLRVEVAAQLRSLATAGADIRYVKPHGALYHAVSADAGSARAVAEAVAELAGAQGRAVPILGMPGEIARAAESAGLPFVVEAFLDRGYLPGGGLVPRGRPGAVLDDAAAAAERAIRLARSGEVVAADGSVLIVAASSLCLHGDSPAAVAMGEAVRRALDDAGVAVRAPW, encoded by the coding sequence ATGGGCGTGATCGACCTCAATGCCGACCTGGGTGAGACGGTCGACGGGATGCCGACGGCCGACGACGACGCGATGTTCGCCGTGATCTCCAGCGCGAGCATCGCCTGCGGCGGCCACGCGGGCGATGAGAGGTCGATGCGCGAGGCGGTGGCACGCGCGGCGGTTCACGGCGTGGCCGTCGGGGCGCATCCGTCCTATCCGGATCCGGCGAACTTCGGCCGGGTGCCGATGGCGCTCGCGCCTGCGGATCTGCGGGTCGAAGTCGCGGCGCAGCTCCGGTCGCTGGCGACGGCGGGCGCCGACATCCGGTACGTCAAGCCTCACGGCGCCCTGTATCACGCCGTCTCCGCCGACGCGGGGTCGGCGCGGGCGGTGGCCGAGGCGGTCGCCGAACTTGCCGGGGCGCAGGGACGCGCCGTGCCGATCCTCGGGATGCCGGGGGAGATCGCCCGGGCCGCCGAATCGGCCGGCCTGCCCTTCGTCGTCGAGGCGTTCCTCGACCGCGGATATCTGCCCGGCGGGGGTCTCGTGCCCCGGGGGCGCCCCGGTGCGGTGTTGGATGACGCGGCGGCGGCCGCGGAGCGGGCGATCCGGCTGGCACGATCGGGCGAGGTCGTCGCCGCCGACGGGTCGGTGCTGATCGTCGCAGCGTCGTCGCTCTGCCTGCACGGCGATTCACCGGCCGCGGTGGCGATGGGGGAAGCGGTGCGACGCGCGCTGGATGACGCCGGCGTCGCCGTGCGGGCGCCGTGGTGA
- a CDS encoding DUF4062 domain-containing protein: MTGGDAATAGLVESATVAGHERIIRTPDQRLRIFVSSTLRELADERVAVRDAIESLRLAPVMFELGARPHPPRALYRSYLAQSDVFVGIYGDSYGWVAPEEEVSGLEDEYNLAPREMPKLIYIRTSEQRDPRLVALIDRIRNDDTAAYLSFTSTDELRRHVRDDLATLLAERFDASRPLADREVSDVVPAAAPKVPVPYTSTIGREGDVAAVRDLLTGSAHVVSLIGPGGVGKSRLAIEVARASEDLFPDGVYFVLLEGVLEPGLVVPTIAYSLGVRDNGEAPLEERIARALSGRRVLVVLDNFEQVIEAAPLLVCLSHASPMATFLVTSRIVLHIRGEQVYDVSGLPVPDSWTRATRERVRTTPACRLFADRASAVSPDFVLSDANAQDVADICRRLEGLPLGIELAAAKVRVLGTRGIAERLEQSLPLLTAAVRDLPDRHRTMRATIEWSVSLLPPSQRAMLEDLGVFATRFTFDAVEAIGRGRSWGAEAMEDLAALVDSSLVKPVDVDGRPVFSLLALVREYAVGRLKERGDAATVRTAHADHYRELVARIAPRLGGPGQADAVAELGLDLPNLRAAVRHLIHTDRLDDAGDFAWSLLIYWWVAGFFAEVRVWMLELLGKDQPITQHTRAVAWFFALWGEMWQRPSEEAVAGLGECIRLFEESGDEDAAAMALAARATARLQLELPDLDTADRELTTAVERLHDLGNTWAEAITEVARGRLAWLRGLTDDALGHFDRATAAAAAGGDLFTTSVAGNHLARLQLVRGEIDTAEAQCVRTLLVSLRLHFEEGIAYGLEGLCAVAAARGDGERAGALSAVAAVIRHRIGVFDAEAFTVHTPQLDAMRATDPDAVAAGERRGAELTLAEALALALPADARAEASSLVARW; this comes from the coding sequence ATGACGGGGGGCGACGCCGCCACCGCCGGGCTCGTCGAGTCCGCGACCGTGGCGGGGCACGAGCGGATCATCCGCACGCCCGACCAGCGCCTGCGGATCTTCGTCAGCTCGACCCTGCGCGAACTCGCCGACGAGCGCGTCGCGGTGCGCGATGCCATCGAGAGCCTGCGTCTGGCGCCGGTGATGTTCGAGCTCGGCGCCCGGCCGCATCCGCCTCGCGCGCTCTACCGCTCGTACCTCGCGCAGAGCGACGTGTTCGTCGGGATTTACGGCGACAGCTACGGGTGGGTGGCGCCGGAGGAGGAGGTCTCAGGGCTGGAGGACGAGTACAACCTCGCCCCCCGCGAGATGCCGAAGCTCATCTACATCCGCACCTCCGAGCAGCGCGATCCACGCCTGGTCGCCCTCATCGACCGCATCCGGAACGACGATACCGCCGCGTACCTCTCCTTCACGTCGACCGACGAGCTGCGACGCCACGTCCGCGACGACCTGGCCACCCTCCTCGCCGAGCGCTTCGATGCCTCTCGCCCCCTGGCCGATCGCGAGGTCTCGGACGTCGTCCCGGCCGCGGCGCCGAAGGTGCCCGTCCCGTACACCTCGACGATCGGGCGGGAGGGGGATGTCGCGGCGGTCCGCGACCTTCTGACCGGGTCCGCCCACGTGGTCAGTCTCATCGGGCCCGGCGGAGTCGGCAAGAGCAGGCTGGCGATCGAGGTCGCCCGGGCGAGCGAGGACCTCTTCCCCGACGGGGTGTACTTCGTCCTCCTGGAGGGCGTCCTCGAACCGGGACTCGTCGTGCCCACGATCGCCTACTCCCTCGGCGTGCGCGACAACGGCGAGGCACCGCTGGAGGAACGCATCGCGCGGGCACTGTCCGGACGCCGCGTGCTCGTGGTCCTCGACAACTTCGAGCAGGTGATCGAGGCCGCTCCCCTGCTGGTGTGCCTCTCGCACGCCTCGCCCATGGCGACCTTCCTCGTCACCAGTCGCATCGTGCTCCACATCCGCGGAGAGCAGGTCTACGACGTCTCGGGACTGCCCGTCCCCGACTCGTGGACGCGCGCCACACGGGAGCGGGTGCGCACCACCCCCGCGTGCCGCCTGTTCGCCGACCGCGCGAGCGCGGTGAGCCCCGACTTCGTCTTGTCAGACGCCAACGCGCAGGACGTCGCCGACATCTGCCGTCGCCTGGAGGGCCTGCCGCTGGGCATCGAGCTGGCGGCGGCGAAGGTGCGGGTCCTCGGCACCCGCGGGATCGCCGAGCGCCTGGAGCAGAGCCTGCCGCTCCTCACCGCGGCGGTGCGCGACCTCCCCGACCGGCACCGCACGATGCGGGCCACCATCGAGTGGAGCGTGAGCCTCCTGCCGCCCTCGCAGCGCGCCATGCTCGAGGATCTCGGCGTCTTCGCCACCCGGTTCACCTTCGACGCGGTGGAGGCGATCGGGCGCGGCCGATCCTGGGGCGCGGAGGCGATGGAGGATCTCGCGGCCCTCGTCGACTCCTCACTCGTCAAACCCGTCGACGTCGACGGCCGACCGGTCTTCTCGCTGCTGGCCCTGGTGCGCGAGTACGCGGTGGGGCGACTGAAGGAGCGGGGCGACGCCGCCACAGTGCGGACCGCGCACGCCGACCACTACCGCGAGCTCGTCGCGCGCATCGCGCCCCGGCTGGGCGGACCGGGGCAGGCGGATGCGGTTGCGGAGCTGGGCCTGGATCTCCCGAACCTCCGCGCGGCGGTGCGTCATCTCATCCACACCGACCGACTCGACGACGCCGGGGACTTCGCATGGTCGCTCCTCATCTACTGGTGGGTGGCCGGATTCTTCGCCGAGGTGCGGGTGTGGATGCTGGAGCTTCTCGGCAAAGACCAGCCGATCACCCAGCACACCCGCGCGGTCGCGTGGTTCTTCGCCCTGTGGGGCGAGATGTGGCAGCGTCCGAGCGAAGAGGCGGTGGCCGGTCTCGGGGAGTGCATCCGACTGTTCGAGGAGAGCGGCGACGAGGATGCCGCGGCGATGGCGCTCGCCGCGCGGGCGACGGCGCGGCTGCAGCTCGAGCTGCCCGACCTCGACACCGCCGATCGCGAGCTCACGACCGCCGTCGAGCGGCTCCACGACCTCGGCAACACCTGGGCCGAGGCCATCACCGAGGTCGCACGCGGACGACTGGCGTGGCTCCGCGGGCTCACCGACGACGCGCTGGGACACTTCGACCGCGCCACCGCGGCGGCCGCCGCCGGCGGCGACCTCTTCACCACGTCGGTCGCCGGCAATCACCTCGCGCGACTGCAGCTCGTCCGCGGCGAGATCGACACCGCCGAAGCGCAGTGCGTGCGGACGCTCCTGGTGTCGCTGCGCCTGCACTTCGAAGAGGGGATCGCCTACGGACTCGAGGGGCTGTGCGCCGTCGCCGCGGCACGCGGGGACGGCGAGCGGGCGGGCGCGCTGTCGGCGGTGGCCGCCGTCATCCGCCATCGCATCGGCGTGTTCGACGCCGAGGCCTTCACCGTCCACACCCCCCAGCTGGACGCCATGCGCGCCACCGACCCCGATGCGGTCGCCGCCGGGGAACGTCGCGGCGCGGAGCTCACCCTGGCCGAGGCGCTGGCGCTGGCTCTTCCGGCCGACGCACGGGCCGAGGCGTCATCGCTGGTCGCCCGCTGGTGA
- a CDS encoding urea amidolyase family protein: protein MGDRAILVEVAGLDEVLALHARLVAGVPPGVIDIVPAARTVLITVDPAVMSLSRARAWVTDATAAAPTADAPAAAEVVVDIRYDGPDLEETAELFGMSASELAGRHAAAAWTVAFTGFAPGFGYLVSDAWPFDVPRLDTPRTRVPAGAVGVAGVFSGAYPRETPGGWRLLGTTDAPLFDPAGENPALLVPGMRVRFRPVAGDKRTLAGDERTLAGDERTLVGGERTLVGGERTLAGGERTLAGGERTLAGGEYTLAGAAGAAGAGAAAIRVEEPGLLATVQDLGRPGSAALGISGSGAMDRRALGAANRLVGNPGDAAAIEITLGGFRAVALADLWFAVTGGRGPLRLAGRDIDPYVAHRWPAGAELEVGWIERGARALLALRGGVDGPVVRGSRATDILSGLGPARLTAGRVLSVGADPTTPVPPAPDAPWGAPDGEDLEIDLAPGPRADWFADDARATLFEATWTVSGAADRVGIRLDGPSLARARSGELPSEGMVPGALQVPPSGRPTILGPDAPVTGGYPVIAVVADASRDALAQARPGSRIRFRHSRPTE from the coding sequence ATGGGAGACCGCGCGATCCTCGTCGAGGTCGCGGGACTCGACGAGGTGCTCGCGCTGCACGCCCGCCTCGTCGCCGGAGTGCCGCCCGGGGTCATCGACATCGTCCCCGCGGCGCGCACCGTGCTCATCACCGTCGACCCCGCGGTGATGAGCCTGTCGCGCGCGCGGGCGTGGGTGACGGATGCCACGGCCGCGGCCCCGACGGCGGACGCGCCGGCGGCCGCGGAGGTCGTGGTCGACATCCGCTACGACGGCCCCGACCTCGAGGAGACCGCGGAGCTGTTCGGCATGTCGGCATCGGAGCTCGCCGGGCGCCACGCGGCGGCGGCCTGGACCGTCGCCTTCACCGGCTTCGCGCCCGGTTTCGGGTACCTGGTGAGCGATGCGTGGCCCTTCGACGTGCCGCGGCTCGACACCCCGCGGACCCGCGTCCCGGCCGGGGCGGTGGGGGTCGCCGGGGTGTTCTCGGGGGCGTATCCGCGCGAGACCCCCGGCGGGTGGCGACTCCTCGGCACGACGGACGCGCCGCTCTTCGACCCTGCGGGCGAGAATCCGGCGCTCCTCGTCCCGGGCATGCGGGTGCGGTTCCGCCCGGTCGCCGGGGACAAGCGCACCCTCGCGGGGGACGAGCGCACCCTCGCGGGGGACGAGCGCACCCTCGTGGGGGGCGAGCGCACCCTCGTGGGGGGCGAGCGCACCCTCGCCGGGGGCGAGCGCACCCTCGCCGGGGGCGAGCGCACCCTCGCGGGGGGCGAGTACACCCTCGCGGGGGCGGCGGGGGCGGCGGGGGCGGGGGCGGCGGCGATCCGCGTCGAGGAACCGGGACTGCTCGCCACGGTCCAGGACCTCGGCCGTCCCGGCTCGGCGGCCCTCGGCATCTCCGGTTCGGGTGCGATGGACCGCCGCGCGCTCGGCGCCGCGAACCGACTCGTGGGCAACCCCGGTGATGCGGCGGCGATCGAGATCACCCTTGGCGGCTTCCGCGCCGTCGCCCTCGCCGACCTGTGGTTCGCCGTCACCGGCGGCCGCGGTCCGCTCCGGCTCGCGGGGCGCGACATCGACCCCTACGTGGCGCACCGCTGGCCCGCCGGCGCCGAGCTCGAGGTCGGGTGGATCGAGCGGGGCGCCCGGGCGCTTCTCGCCCTCCGCGGCGGTGTCGACGGGCCGGTGGTCCGCGGGTCGCGGGCCACCGACATTCTCTCGGGTCTCGGGCCCGCCCGCCTCACCGCGGGCCGCGTGCTGAGCGTCGGCGCCGACCCGACCACTCCCGTCCCGCCCGCCCCCGACGCGCCGTGGGGCGCGCCCGACGGCGAGGATCTCGAGATCGACCTCGCGCCGGGGCCGCGCGCGGACTGGTTCGCCGACGACGCCCGCGCGACCCTCTTCGAGGCGACGTGGACCGTCTCGGGCGCCGCCGACCGCGTCGGCATCCGCCTCGACGGTCCGTCGCTCGCCCGCGCGCGCAGCGGCGAGCTCCCGAGTGAGGGGATGGTGCCCGGCGCCCTGCAGGTGCCGCCCTCCGGCCGGCCGACGATCCTCGGACCCGACGCCCCGGTCACCGGCGGCTACCCCGTGATCGCGGTCGTCGCGGATGCTTCTCGCGACGCGCTCGCCCAGGCCCGGCCGGGCAGTCGCATCCGCTTCCGCCACTCGCGACCGACCGAGTGA
- a CDS encoding ABC transporter ATP-binding protein, producing the protein MPRSFERPAAGTPLLQVRDMAVEFRTVDGTVHAVEGVDLDLAAGETLAIVGESGSGKSTTAMAVIGLLPGNGRVTQGSILFEGENLVGAPESVMRQVRGRSIGLVPQDPMSNLNPVAKIGTQVAETLLAHGLATRKDVDRRVVETLEAAGLPDAAARAKQYPHEFSGGMRQRALIAIGLACNPKLLIADEPTSALDVTVQKTILDQLDRMTSDTGTSVMLITHDLGLAAERASRVVVMHRGRIVEQGPARQILEDPQQPYTQALVKAAPSVAAVRLRPEAFRRVEKTDAAEPAAPAASVSVVESAPAAPAGAEAAPDHIVEVEGLTKTFPVRGRKEDFVAVKDVSFAIPRGQTVAIVGESGSGKTTTARMMLKVVEPTSGTISFDGVDVSTLKGRALKDFRQKVQPIFQDPYSSLNPMFTIERLIEEPLEFYRRGSSAERTKRVRQLLDDVALPASMMRRYPSELSGGQRQRVAIARALALSPELIVCDEPVSALDVLVQDQVLRLLRDLQREYGLSYLFISHDLAVVRLISDYVCVMKDGHLVEAASGEEIFTNPRDPYTRRLLASIPGNELDIAV; encoded by the coding sequence ATGCCTCGATCTTTCGAGCGGCCCGCGGCAGGGACGCCGCTGCTGCAGGTCCGCGACATGGCCGTGGAGTTCCGCACCGTCGACGGGACGGTCCACGCCGTCGAAGGGGTCGACCTCGATCTCGCCGCCGGCGAGACCCTCGCCATCGTCGGCGAGTCGGGATCGGGGAAGTCGACCACGGCGATGGCGGTGATCGGGCTCCTCCCGGGCAACGGGCGGGTGACGCAGGGCAGCATCCTCTTCGAGGGCGAGAACCTCGTCGGGGCGCCCGAGTCGGTGATGCGCCAGGTGCGCGGCCGCTCGATCGGCCTCGTGCCGCAGGACCCGATGTCGAACCTCAACCCGGTCGCCAAGATCGGCACCCAGGTCGCCGAGACCCTGCTCGCGCACGGCCTCGCCACCCGCAAGGACGTCGACCGCAGGGTCGTCGAGACGCTCGAGGCGGCGGGTCTTCCCGACGCCGCCGCCCGCGCCAAACAGTACCCGCACGAGTTCTCCGGCGGTATGCGTCAGCGCGCGCTCATCGCGATCGGCCTGGCGTGCAACCCCAAGCTCCTCATCGCCGACGAGCCCACGAGCGCGCTCGACGTGACGGTGCAGAAGACGATCCTCGATCAGCTCGACCGGATGACCAGCGACACGGGCACCTCGGTGATGCTCATCACGCACGACCTCGGCCTCGCCGCCGAACGCGCCTCGCGCGTGGTCGTCATGCACCGCGGGCGCATCGTCGAGCAGGGGCCTGCGCGCCAGATCCTCGAAGACCCGCAGCAGCCGTACACCCAGGCGCTGGTGAAGGCCGCCCCGTCGGTGGCGGCGGTGCGGCTGCGTCCCGAGGCCTTCCGCCGGGTCGAGAAGACGGATGCCGCCGAGCCGGCCGCGCCCGCGGCATCCGTCTCCGTCGTCGAGAGCGCGCCGGCGGCGCCGGCCGGTGCCGAGGCGGCCCCGGATCACATCGTCGAGGTCGAGGGTCTGACCAAGACCTTCCCGGTGCGCGGACGGAAAGAGGACTTCGTCGCGGTCAAGGACGTCTCGTTCGCGATCCCGCGCGGACAGACCGTCGCGATCGTCGGGGAGTCGGGATCGGGCAAGACCACCACCGCCCGGATGATGCTGAAGGTCGTCGAACCGACGAGTGGCACCATCTCGTTCGACGGGGTCGACGTGTCGACCCTCAAGGGGAGGGCGCTGAAGGACTTCCGCCAGAAGGTGCAGCCGATCTTCCAGGACCCCTACTCGTCGCTGAACCCGATGTTCACCATCGAGCGACTGATCGAGGAGCCGCTGGAGTTCTACCGGCGCGGGTCGTCGGCCGAGCGCACCAAGCGGGTGCGGCAGCTGCTGGATGATGTGGCGCTGCCGGCCTCGATGATGCGCCGGTACCCGTCGGAGCTGTCGGGAGGCCAGCGTCAGCGCGTCGCGATCGCCCGGGCTCTCGCCCTGTCTCCCGAGCTGATCGTCTGCGACGAGCCCGTCTCGGCGCTCGACGTGCTCGTGCAGGATCAGGTCCTGCGGCTTCTGCGCGACCTGCAGCGCGAGTACGGGCTGAGCTACCTCTTCATCTCGCACGACCTCGCGGTGGTGCGGCTGATCAGCGACTACGTCTGCGTGATGAAGGACGGGCACCTCGTGGAGGCCGCGTCGGGCGAGGAGATCTTCACCAACCCGCGCGACCCGTACACCCGGCGCCTGCTCGCCTCGATCCCGGGCAACGAGCTCGACATCGCGGTCTGA